The Streptosporangiales bacterium DNA segment CGCGGACGCCGTCGGTGGTCAGCTCGGCCACCGACGCCGCGGCCATCAGGTCGTTGTCGAAGATGATCGCGGTCGGCGGCTCGGCAGCGTCGAGCAGGCGGCGGGCGGCGACGACGCCCTCGCTCGCGGTGTAGTCGGCCTCCTCCTGCGGCTGCTGCGCGCCGAGGATCGTGACGCAGGCCTCGGTGAAGTAGCGCCACCGGCGCGCCGCGTGCTCGAGGCGCCGCGGGCCGGACACCCGGGCGATGCGATGGTGACCGCGCTCGGCGAGGTGGTGCACGGCGCGGATCATGTCGTCGTGGTCGTCGACCCGGGTGCCCGGTACCCCCGGGTACGCGCGCTGCGCGCCGTGGACGACCGCGGGGATGCGCAGCTCACGGCACAGGTCGGGACGCGGGTCGTCGGTGCGCAGGTCGGAGAGGAGCACGCCGTCGATCCGGCGGCCCGCCCACCAGCGCTTGTACGTGTCGAGCTCGGCCGGGATGTCGTGCACGATGGTCAGCAGCAGGCTCAGCTCCTGCCGGGCGAGCACCTCCTCGATGCCCGCGACCATGCTCATGAAGAACGGCTCCGTCGCCACGAGCTCGGGCTCGCGCACCGCCACCATGCCGACGGCGCCCGCGCGGTCGTTCGACAACGCACGTGCCGCGCTGCTCGGCACCCAGCCCATGGAGTCGGCGATGGCGAGGATGCGCTCCCGGGTGGCTGCCGAGACGCCCGGCCGGCCGTTGAGGGCGTACGAGACCGCGCCCTTGGACACGCCGGCGGCCTTCGCGATGTCGACGATCGTCGGACGC contains these protein-coding regions:
- a CDS encoding LacI family DNA-binding transcriptional regulator, encoding MGRRPTIVDIAKAAGVSKGAVSYALNGRPGVSAATRERILAIADSMGWVPSSAARALSNDRAGAVGMVAVREPELVATEPFFMSMVAGIEEVLARQELSLLLTIVHDIPAELDTYKRWWAGRRIDGVLLSDLRTDDPRPDLCRELRIPAVVHGAQRAYPGVPGTRVDDHDDMIRAVHHLAERGHHRIARVSGPRRLEHAARRWRYFTEACVTILGAQQPQEEADYTASEGVVAARRLLDAAEPPTAIIFDNDLMAAASVAELTTDGVRVPDDVAVLAWDDSPLCELVRPAVTAFSHDVTAEAVVTAELLLEHIETGRATDRWLAPRRLTVRPSTTPATPA